Proteins encoded by one window of Streptomyces sp. NBC_01571:
- a CDS encoding collagen-like protein: MTGEPGVPPGASEATRLLCAGTYLDAGYRDAVIEELYVHEERLAAPSLGHDAARVLAHALRARRLEGGWAAAILGLWAVGFPLSNYLLAALLLPCLVLATASWIRGAQERPPWYRRFPAWWLRWWGRIFLIYASVTTVRAAFGVVDQRELFEFFDAFLPTPLATALFENGGVRIQPVNAWSALLVLLLVAVCVALQRGQFARALGHELHPARFGDMAADPAELAEGRRFQRLRQRIRVEQHSPLVMYHAAHPFCGAGRAYDTWSLAVELRPDPERREPPLPINNRVILDRIHELLARLRLPSPHAGGAVRDRLRRLEIDECVFLPVTGLPRRDLAPYHQDAFVLHSAESVEEGGETRRHFLRARVGGWEEEVVTTVFVRVHTQGGMLMLEIAPHVLLPVRADFENADRIAHQHRHNSPLGKAVWALARTPRSAPLAAATVGRGVALTWRILTAGYGAAMPDGPARSVRELGSGDSASLFQDMDVTRYLKSIQDRVAQGVRQVLKDSGYRTDEFAQKVVNVSGGSTLIENAQGAFALGDNNVVTNRAPSTSGTPGEPSAPNTPGAPNTPGAPSTSGAPGPSNAPGTPSTPSTPNGAGGDGNG; encoded by the coding sequence GTGACCGGCGAGCCCGGTGTGCCGCCGGGGGCGAGTGAGGCGACGCGGCTGCTCTGCGCGGGCACCTACCTGGACGCGGGCTACCGCGACGCGGTGATCGAGGAGCTGTACGTCCACGAGGAGCGCCTCGCCGCCCCCTCGCTCGGCCATGACGCGGCGCGCGTCCTGGCCCACGCCCTGCGCGCACGCCGGCTCGAAGGGGGCTGGGCGGCCGCGATCCTGGGACTGTGGGCGGTGGGTTTCCCGCTCTCCAACTACCTGCTGGCCGCCCTTCTGCTTCCGTGCCTGGTGCTCGCCACCGCCTCCTGGATCCGGGGCGCGCAGGAACGTCCCCCGTGGTACCGGAGATTCCCCGCGTGGTGGCTGCGCTGGTGGGGGCGGATTTTCCTGATCTACGCCTCGGTCACGACGGTGCGCGCGGCCTTCGGCGTCGTGGACCAGCGGGAGCTCTTCGAATTCTTCGACGCCTTCCTCCCCACCCCGCTGGCGACGGCACTCTTCGAGAACGGCGGGGTGCGCATCCAGCCGGTCAACGCCTGGTCCGCGCTGCTCGTCCTGCTGCTGGTGGCGGTGTGCGTCGCCCTGCAGCGCGGTCAGTTCGCGCGGGCGCTCGGGCACGAGCTGCACCCGGCGCGTTTCGGGGACATGGCCGCCGACCCGGCCGAACTCGCCGAGGGGCGGCGCTTCCAGCGGCTGCGGCAGCGCATCCGTGTCGAGCAGCACTCGCCCCTGGTGATGTACCACGCGGCGCACCCCTTCTGCGGTGCCGGGCGGGCGTACGACACCTGGAGTCTCGCCGTCGAGCTACGGCCGGACCCGGAGCGCCGGGAGCCGCCGCTGCCCATCAACAACCGGGTGATCCTCGACCGGATCCACGAGCTGCTGGCGCGGTTGCGGCTGCCGTCGCCGCACGCCGGGGGCGCGGTCCGGGACCGGCTGCGCCGCCTGGAGATCGACGAGTGCGTGTTCCTGCCGGTGACGGGGCTGCCCCGCAGGGACCTCGCGCCGTACCACCAGGACGCGTTCGTCCTGCACAGCGCCGAGTCGGTCGAGGAGGGCGGCGAGACCCGCCGGCACTTCCTGCGGGCACGGGTCGGCGGCTGGGAGGAGGAGGTCGTCACCACCGTCTTCGTCCGCGTGCACACCCAGGGCGGCATGCTGATGCTGGAGATCGCCCCGCACGTCCTGCTGCCGGTCCGCGCCGACTTCGAGAACGCGGACCGCATCGCCCACCAGCACCGTCACAACAGCCCGCTGGGCAAGGCGGTGTGGGCGCTGGCGCGTACGCCTCGCTCGGCGCCTCTCGCGGCCGCGACAGTGGGCCGGGGAGTGGCCCTGACCTGGCGGATCCTCACCGCGGGCTACGGCGCGGCGATGCCGGACGGGCCCGCCCGGTCGGTGCGCGAGCTGGGCTCCGGGGACAGCGCCTCGCTCTTCCAGGACATGGACGTCACCCGCTATCTCAAGTCGATCCAGGACCGGGTCGCGCAGGGAGTGCGGCAGGTTCTGAAGGACTCGGGCTACCGGACCGACGAGTTCGCCCAGAAGGTCGTCAACGTGAGCGGCGGCAGCACCCTGATCGAGAACGCGCAGGGGGCGTTCGCCCTCGGTGACAACAACGTCGTCACCAACAGGGCGCCGAGTACGTCGGGTACGCCAGGCGAGCCGAGTGCGCCGAACACGCCGGGCGCGCCGAACACGCCGGGCGCGCCGAGTACGTCCGGTGCGCCGGGCCCGTCGAACGCGCCGGGCACGCCCAGCACACCGAGCACACCGAACGGGGCGGGAGGGGATGGCAATGGCTGA